Genomic window (Rosa chinensis cultivar Old Blush chromosome 6, RchiOBHm-V2, whole genome shotgun sequence):
GGCGTACGCGCCAATGAGTGCTGCTGCAATCCGAATAGTGAAATCCATGGTTTTTCAGCCATGACTACTTTGAATGCTGCTGCAATATGAATAGTGAAATCCATGGTTCCCCAGCCATGGCTACTCTGAACACAGACCGGCCTCTCCATAATTCTTTTCTAGGTTTGAAATACGTATGAATATGGTTTGAGATCGTGTTCTCTGGAAGTTATTGATAAATACTAGCTGAAGATAAACTCCTTTTATCCctttttgaaaaaagaaaaaatgaaaaaagaaagaaagagaacagGATAGGGTTTAAGAATCTGCTCTTGGAGTTGGGATAGGGGTTAAAGGAAGATACGtttaaactagaaaaataaaaagatataaGGATAAAGACCAAGTATAACTGAAAAAAGGGTTAGAGATTAGGTCGACCAATAATTATTAGTGAATAAAATTATTTCCTTACATTATTATTGTTTTATAATTATAATATATGTATCATTTTCGTATAATGCAAGGCTTACGCCTTTTGTCTTGAGGCTTACGCCTTTTGTCTTGAGGCTTACGCCTTATTAAGGCTCTCCCGAAAATGcctcagcgttttaaaacattggggggggggggggacaccGTGACACTTATGTGGCTAGAACACTCAAAACATTAATCTCcggccaaattttttttgttagattTCTCATGAACTTTCAGCTAATATTTGTACGGATTATACGATAATTTTAGTACCAGAATAACCATCATATTCATCTGTAATGTACCGTAAAGTCGGTaaactattattatttttttgtttgaaaaaatCACAACAATAATATACACTACAACCGAAGAGAAATTCTACATCAGCCAAAAATCTCTCTCTATGCCTTCTCTTTAAAGGAGCCTGTGCTTGTatgctttttttgttttggttagtttcttgttctttaaGGAGCTTGTAGCTTCACTTGGGACCGGAAGTGACTCCTATCCTACAAATCTCATCCACGGGCGGCGTGTCCCAGATTCCGGTCCGGTTTCTCATCTGATTAAAATCAGCAATGCACTTCTCCACCGTCAAACTCCAAACTCGTTTTCGCTCGGCACTCTTTTTCTTCCCAGCTACTCTATCAAATATCTTCTCCCAACCCTTCTCCCAATCCCCATGCGCATCACAAAGCTGGAGCGTCCCGTTGGCCCAGTCAGTCCAGCTCCACCCTTTGAACAGGCGCTCCATCACGTCCCCTACGCACGGGCCTTGGCACACCGGCTTGCAAGGCCTGCATTTTGCCCCGCTCAATGGGCCCGGGCTCGACAGGGCTGCAACCGGAACTCCAAAACGCGCTGGCGGGAAATCATACTTGCGGTCTGTAACTATGCAAAACGGGAGTCGTTTTGTGACGGAAGTAACCCCTTGGGTGGTGAGCTGGGCCTTGAACGCCGTCTCCGAGTTGAGCTGGTGCAACCCAGCAGCGTCGAGCTGGGGTATGAGCGAGAGGCGAGAGAGGGCCACTGTGGAGCTGTTGAGGTCCCCAATTCCAAGTCGGTCGTTGAGTCCGCCATAGTTGGAACCGGGTGGGACTAGGTACTTGCCCGGTACAAAGAATTTCGAGTCGAGTGGGGCGTTCCAGTACCCGTCGACTCGGGTTCGGACTATCCAGTCGTAGGTGAAGTTGTTCTGCTTTTGGTATTCTTGAATTAGAGTCAGGCAGCCTTCCACCAGATTGAAATATTGCAAAAGACCCTAAAGAAGCCATAAGAAAACATCAAACACCAAAACTTCTTTTACCATTCCAGTTTAAAAATCATGGTGAAGAACTgaagatttcagggtgaaaataAATTTGGAgtattaaaaaatgaaaatacattGCTTAGATTTTGACCATGCTTAGAATTCAAGGTTTGACTATTAATTGCGACAAAAAGAAATGATTAAAGACTAAAAATCAGTAGGTGGCTTTTGGCAGTAGTGCCATTCCACTTGCGACATTTCAGGTGGGGCACACGGCCGGCCAACATGGCTGATCAGATCACTACCCGTCATTTTTGTACAAAGCTTTGACCATTATTATCTGCTGCATTTTATTCAGGGTGCATCAGCATAATAATTCAATCACGTGGTCCACATTCCACGCGCACGTGACTgcaagattttttctaatattaTTTTTCTACTAGAAAGAAAATGAGGATGGGCTCATCTCATTTTTGGTTTAAGAGGGAAGTAAAGGCGTTAGGCAACGCTCACCAAGTTTTCATAACTTTGGTGAAGCAGCATTTACTTGCCACAATATGAACATTAACTTCAAATACTCTTAGCAGTTGTTTGAACAACGAATTACATTTAGGTATTATTTACTAATACTATTGATAGGAAGTAAATCAACATTTACTTGCATCAACATAAAAGAAAGACTCGGTAATATtgaaaagttttgaaatttacttcttaaaaaaaaatttgaaattttctttcaaGAAAAGTAAAACGCCTACCAAAAACGAAAGTTTAAAATCGGAAACACACAGTAACAGCAAGAACGTTATTCTCAATGACTGAAACGGCGAATTAAGACGCGTTACTTTGATAGGGAAATCAGAAGACTACCCGGTTCAACTTTGTCTTCTTCAACTAGatatgccattttttttttccttctaaagATACCAAAAATATCCTAAATAAATGAAATAGAatttttcaaaagaaaagaaaaagggaaaaaaggtaaaaaaagagaaaaggaataCCTGGATGCCATTGGGCGAGTTGTGGGCGGTTAAGACTCGGAGCTGCAACTCGGACTCGGCCATTGGTTTTGGCCGGAAAATTCTGACGGACGCGAGCCTCGGCGCGGTCTTCAGAAGCAAGAACTTGAAGGCATTCGGGTCCATCGGACTATTCAAGAAAAGATCCGAATTCGGATACTCTCTCAGAATCTTCTCCACTATGGACGGCCCGGTGAGCTCGAACCTCCGGGCCCCACCCACCAAGCACACCGCAATTCTCGACCGATCCAGTTCATCCTTCCAGGACGCGACGACGTCAGTTGAGTTGGCTGTTACGTTGTGCTGGGGCTGCAGGATCGTACGGCCGATAATGAAGGATCGGATTGGGGATAGGGGATTGGTGGGGGCAGAGGAGAGTGAGAAGAAGACTATGAGAGAGAGGGGAGGGATGACTAGGAGGAGGAGCCGCCAGTCGAGATCGGAGAAGCAGCGGGAGAAATACATGAGAGCTTTTTTGGGATTCTCTAGCATTTTTTGGACAGGATTGGAGACATCACAATCTGAGGAGGAGTGATATGAGGAGAAATTTGGGTGACTTTGGGTTTACTTCTCCAGCTTTATTCACCTTCTTTTTTGCAAGATTCAAATTTGAGGAAAgtaattattattgttttttttttcttcttcttcttctttttcccccGATGTAATAAGAGAAGATGACAAGGCGTTTTCGCATGAGGATGTAGTTGGAGTGGATAACCTTCGATTGGGATATTTTCGGTTTCCGTTTTAGTGGGCTATGTTGGAGCTATCttggtttgtttgatttggGCTTTTAAAGTCTCATTGAGAAAATACGTAGACCAAAATCATTTGCGCGCAGAAGTTGGTTACATTTAAcggaaaaaattcaccaacgatgTCTGGACACTTTGGTGACTTTCAGAATAATATCTGAACTTACAaaattatcaatgtgatacttggactcattttttcatatcaacgtcgtacctacgaacAGTTTCAGTCATGGAGcagttaaattttgcacgtgcaatGCACATCAGTCACTTGATGAAgataaaaagaccgatttaccttaaaaaaatttggaaaaattcaccaacggtgtctggacacttaggggactttcagaatgatacctgaacttacaaagttatcaatgtgatacctagactcattttttcgtatcaacgtcgtacctacgaccaatttccgtcacagaacagttaaattttgcatgtgagtaacttgatgaagacaaaaagaccgatttaccctccaaagttttttttttttcttttcttttctttctttctttctttattcttcttattttttgttttcttcttccccttaTTTGAATCatgaagattcaaatcatcttgctcggcCGATTCCCACCGCTGATCGCTGATCGCCTATCAAACACCGCTgttgcgtctcaatccaccttcatgcatcGCAGATGCTTCTGGTTCCTCCCACTTCAAATCttacagcaaattgaaattgtgtattgaggcTTCACCGCTCACTCTGAGTTCATCTCCACCGCCGACGACTTAGCCACCACCACTTTTGTTCTCTCCTtcgacccccttttatacaccattgatcagaaactcataTCCCGCTAGCtctccactctcaaatcacatctccaatcccaccccgccatcctctccgtcattcccgacatgcaacaccaactccacaccatcctcacctgcaacttcaccAGTCTAGCtgacaacttcggcctctagcccaacttcgatcagaggcaattgtaggcagacaaagattaacattaacttcggcctccacaccatcctcatcTGCATAAAATTCGAGCAGTTCTGATTCACCAGCTCCGCCACTCCGCTGCTGCCCACCATTGCGCCTCGCcgattagcaaacaaagaacttGGAGCCTCCACTATCGAGAAATGGAGGCTCGCATTCTGCATGTCCTGCGCTGTGGATATCGACATCGTCGGAgaagatgttgtctgaacagAAATTGAGTTCAGGTTCCACGGCGGCAACTCGTCAATTGCGGCCTTGGCTTTCTTGATAAGCCAATCGACGACCATGCTGGGCCGGTCATATCCGAGCCGGTCTTTCACGTagtagaattgaatggcggtgtgggcgGCGAGCCGGACGCGGTGGTCCCTAGGGCCTTTGGCGGTTCAGACCTTGCTGTGGCGGTCCTTCCGGCCGGTGGCCATTAGAATGTGGTCTcgagcctccacgatttcgctagtggtggaggaagaagcagtccttatcccTAAATCCAATCAAGAAGCAGTGGAGGATGACGTCATTGTGCGGTGGTGGAGGCTGTTGTGgctctcccccatttttcttcctgcatattctatggtgggttctccgaaagcggtggtgttggcaaggagagaaggagagaataaagaatccgaaaaagaagaagaagaagaataaagaaagaaagaaaaggaaaaaaaaatattttgagggtaaatcggtctttttgtcttcattaagtgactcacgtgcatcgcaAGGGCAAAATTTAACGGTTTCGTGACTGAAATTAatcgcaggtacgacgttgatatgaaaaaatgagttcaggtatcacattgataactttgtaagttcatgtatcattctgaaagtcccctaagtgtccagacaccgttggtgaattttttccaaaattttttgaggataaatcggtctttttatcTTCATGAAGTGACTTACGTGCatcgcacgtgcaaaatttaacggttcCGTGACGGAAACTgttcgtaggtacgacgttgatatgaaaaaatgagtccaggtatcacattgataactttataAGTTCGGGtgtcattctgaaagtcccctgagtgtccagacaccgttggtgaatttttccttACATTTAACTACTGTTGGATTTAAAGATGGTTGAAATGTTTATTATTCGAAATGTTTATTATTCTTTGCATTTAGATTTAAATCCAACAATAGTTATGCAAACCTAGATATAAATTAATTGATTATTAAAACATGACTTTGCGATTATATGATTAGTATAGTGAGACTATACCTATGACAAATTTTATTCACTACAGCTTATGCATAAGAGGACTTTTTCTTTGAACAAAATACTTCCATGCATTTCAGTTAATGAATAACGTAATCCAATAAGCCACCATGTACGACTCATGTGAAAGAGGAAAGAACTTGACGGGTGTACAATTATGATCGGTTATGACATTTTAGAAGTTTGAGACGAACAATTACATTGTAAGCTCATAAAGACCTAGCATCTACCATTAATATATTatcaaaataattttattatcatTTGAATCAGTTTGGACAAGTCTATACAAAACTcttctcttcatttttcattttcccaTGGTAGTTATGGATTGTTCTCCGGTGAATCAATATGGTAGTTGAGGGCAGTTAAGAAGGATCAAATAGAAGAAGGTTGAATAAAGATTCATCAGATCTCTTGAAGTCGAGAGGAGCCAAAGTCACACTGAGCAAGTAAGCGAGCGAGCGAGAGAGGAAGAAAACAACTTGTCTTGATTAAGTTTCAGTAAGATTTAAAAGTGATTCTAGAAAATTTGACCACTCTAAGAGGGTTCTTTATTTTTTACTGTGATCATAGTTTTATAATAATTGCTAGAAAATTCTTTAAATATCATtataaacacttaatcaaaacaaaaatcatctCCTAttaagatctttttttttttttttgcacaaacAACTCTTAAAAGCTAACTTGACGAACCGTtcagatctttttttttttttttttggtaatgttCAGATCTTAAAACTACATTACCAAGATTATGTGaataagagaaaaattgaacCCGAATTCTGTTATTTCCAAAAACACCCAAGCAGGCAAAGAACCCGCTATTTTGGGCCTGCGCGCCTTATTCAACAACATTagcccaagaaaaaaagaacggAAGTGTTGGCCGTTGTAATTGTAATCAGTGACAGTGTTCCAATCGGTTTTGCATGCCAGAGGTGAACCAGTAGCGCAGCAATGCAAGGAGGATCATCGGGCATCGGATACGGTCTCAAATACCAGGTCAATACCCAAAACCCTTGCTCCAATCTcaaatccctaaaccctaattttgatTCAATCTATCTGATTCTGGGCGTCGCTTCCAGGCTAGATGTATATCAGATGTTAAAGCTGACACAGATCACACTAGCTTCATCACCGGCACTCTTAGTCTCAGAGAAGAAAATGAGGTTCGTCTTCTACCGTTAGGTTTCGAATGAATTTGGATCTGGATCTAATGGAATAGGAATTGGAATTGAGTAGGTGCATTTGATTCGGCTCTCTTCGGATGGAACTGAACTGGTGTGTGAGGGCTTGTTTTCGCACCCCAATGAGATCTGGGACATTTCATCCTGTCCATTCGACCAGCGTATTTTCTCTACTGTTTATTCTACTGGTAATTTTTGTTTGCtgatttttcatttatttatgtaTTTGTTGTGCATTTTGTTTATGAATGGAACTGGTGCATTTGCATTGCTATATTGTGTAATGTTTATGAATGGTTGTTACAATCAAAACTAGGCACTTTGATTGCTTGATGATTCAACATTTGAATCGATTATGATAGCTCGTCAATTATATGAAAAATGGCTGCATGTGCCTTGGATCAGTAATCATGGCATCCCCATTTACTTCGTGTGATAACTGTTTAAGAAAACCTATTGTTATTTTGTCACTGAATATAtctgccaaaattacttttaatTGCCATAGTTCCTCTCTATTCTTCATCTTGTTTCTTTATCTTGTTCTGCTTTGAAGTCTCTGCAACTCTAGTATCTCCAACACAGGggagttttttttattattttttttaatgaagttCAATGTGCTTGAAGGTGAATCATATGGAGCATCAATATGGCAGATCCCTGAGTTATATGGTGAATTAAATTCTCCTCAGTTGGAAAGAATTACCACCCTTGACGGGGAAGTTGGCAAAATCAAATCGTGAGTGTTTTAACCTTGGTCTTTCTCTGTACATTAGCTGACTAGTTGTGTTTCACGAATTCTAGTTAtatcttttttcttgttttgtataCTGTAAATTAAAGTTTGTGAGAACTGttgaaaaaaaacagaaagccGTATGCCAATAGTAGAGAATATTTTGGaactataatatatatatatatatatgtgtgtgtgtgtgtgtgtgtgttttctttCATAGTGATTAAACTTAAGGTTTGCAAAAAAGGTGTTCATATTATGTTCTTGGGTCATATAAGTGCTTAAAGTTATTTTGCTGGTATAATCTTTTGGTTGGATTCTTGAGCATCCTATACTGCAATAGTTTTCTGTGGAATATATCTCATGTTGATTTTGTCTTACTTGTTTTGCTATATCTTGAGATTTGAATAAACTTTGTAGTATCTGTTGGACTTATTGATCGTCCATGTATTCGGTGGCTTTCTTATGAATGCACTTATACATGGAACAGCATTATTTGGTGGCCATCTGGAAGGCATGATAAGCTGATCAGCATTGATGAACAAAATATTTCCTTGTGGAGCTTAGATCTTTCCAAAAAAACTGCTCAGGTATGAATGCATGAGATCTCTTGTCAATCGTCTGTAATTTTAGTAGACAACTATACATATATGGATAAGTAaccaagttttttttctttcaatattTAAAACTAAGACAATTTCTACTAGGTTAAAAAGTGTTTACAATACGTAAAAAGTTCATTAGAAAAAGAAATGTGTTTGGGGAAGAATGCAatggagaggagaggagaaagTTAACAAAATTGGCCTCTTTCCTGTctccttttttgttttgaattttgttacAGCTTTTATTGGGACTTTAAGACCTTAAAATCTCTTACTACTAAAGCTTCTCGCACTTGATAGAGTATCtgtttaaattcaatttttcaGACTGATTCTTATTTAGGTCTTTTGCTCAATCCAGGTACAATCACAGGAGTCAGCTGGTCTTGTTGCTCAATCTGGTGGAGCATGGGATccgcatgacatgaatgctgtTGCAGTAACGTGTGAATCATCCATTCAGTTTTGGGATTTACGGACAAtgaagtatgttttcttttgatACTGTAAAAGTTACATTGCGTTATTTGCCAATCAGGATCAACCTGGATGATTAAAATTTATGGTCTCTCTTGAATCATGCATTCAGTTTTTACTCAggatttgttttatgtttttggtGTATTTGCATCATAATAGGGGGAAACTAGATTCTGTTGCGGGAGAAGAATGCCCAAAAAGGGAAAACTAGATTCTGTAAAACTCTTCGTACAATATATTTACTctgatcaaccaagaaacactgAAACATTTTTGGGGCTGTTAACTGTATGAGGTTTCACCTTCATGAATGTAAGATTGTCATCAAAGTCCTCAACTGATCAAAACAAATTGCTTATGTGCAGGAAGACAAATTCAATTGAACATGCTCATGTCCGCAATGTTGATTATAATCCCAAGAAGACACATATACTTGTAAGAATGTAGTTCTGCTCCACTGAATGTGCTTGTGCCATTCTATAAGTAATTTTTATTCCTCATCTACAATGATTACCTTTAGTCCTGAAGTTGAAGGGGGTGTTGTGTAATGCAACTTGAATATCTTACATGCACAATGCACACAAAGACATGTATCAACTGTCACAGTAGTTACAGTTATTGTAATCGTAAAAAAAGACCATCTATTTTGAAATGGCCGGGgtcattatttatttatttattttattatttttgtgtgtgtgtgtgtgtgtgtgtggcatTTTTCGTTTCTGCTACCATATCACAAATGGTTACATTTTTACAGATGACTGCAGAAGATGAATCTGGGATTCGCATGTGGGATGTGAGGAAGCCAAAGGTCCCCATCCTGGAACTTCCTGGACACACACACTGGTAACTATTTAGTGTTCTGTTGCATTTGATCTTTTCAACAATGTTTCCCTGACGAACCCCTGTATGTTTATAACACTTTTGGGGGTGCATCAGGGAGTGTGTGAGCTGTATGGAAAAAGTTTCAATAATGCATAGTTTAATCTGTTGAATATACCTACAGGACATGGACTGTCAGGTGCAACCCTGAGTATGACGGGCTGATTCtggtttgctctctctctctctctctgactcacacacacatacacacacgcacacacacactgAACTATTAGTTATGTTGTATTGCACTTCCTTCATCATTTTCTCATTTTTGCATTCCAAATATGGCACCAGTTTAGACCACAGTGATAGTTTGGGATTTTGCCACACTGTCTTGTCTCTGTAGACATATGTTGACCTTGTTGAAGTGACCAAAAACTGTGGTTTACATGATTTTGAGTTCAAAGCTAATAAAACTGTGTTACTGCAGAGTTCTGGTACGGACTCGACAGTCAACCTGTGGTTAGCATCTGCGCCTAGCAACAATGAATCAATAACTGAAAGGTAGTTTATATTGATGACTGATGTTCCACACTTTTTGTATGCTGTCTCATTAGGTTTTTTGGTTAATGGGAAGGTTCTTGTTATGCTTTTGGCAGCTTTGTAGAGTCACCAAGTAAGCGGATTGATCCATTGCTCCAGTCTTACAGTGATTATGAAGACAGTATCTATGGTAACTGCCACAACTCCCTAGGCATACACTTAAGTTTAATCTTGGGCTAActatttttatttgaaattgcAGGCCTCGCTTGGAGCTCTCGTGAGCCTTGGATATTTGCATCACTATCCTATGATGGGAGGGTAAGAACACTAATCTTTGGTCTGGGAAAACCAGAAAGAACACCAAACTTTATCAGAACCTaattggaaaaaataaaaaaatctctaaGAGCATGAATGTTTGCTGTTTTCTGTTGGATGATACCAGTTTCATATGCATTTGCACTTATTTCAGTTGCAATATACATATGCAATCAAATGACCATTCTGTCACAAGGTTTGAACATGCATGTGTTGTTGGAAGAACCATGTTTAATAACTTGAGAAATCGTGTCTGGTGTGGAGCTGTAATGCCATGATGGAACATGGAAActgatttgattctttttcaCAGGTGGTTGTAGAATCAGTGAAACCATTTCTCTCAAGGAAATAAGGTCTAACACAAACTGCTTCAGCGCTGTCATCAGCATACTTGGTGCGTGTGATTCTAAATATCTTTGTTAACTGTAATGATGAAATTCTAGATTCAGATGTTCGAGTGAATTATGCTCTGTGATTATACATGATATTCCAACATAAACATCAGCAGAAATTTTGGTGTATTTATTACTACTGCTATACTACCACTGGGGAATACAATACCCTATAAGGCAAAAGGGTAATGTTAGGCGATTGAGTTGCATGTATATCAGTAAATATAATCACTTCCCCCCTTATAACTTCATTTTTATTCAATAACCTCATCAGTTTTTCCCTATATGTACACATATTGCATCTATTTCCTTACGAAGGTGTGAATGTTGAATAAGCATCCTCTCCAAAGTcatcaaatgagatgtctgTGCTGCTATAGCCTTTATGCATATTCAAATTGTACTGTTTCTGATATAAGATCTCTCGTTTGTGCATCGCATTAGGAATTAATATGAAACCCAAAAATTCTTCAGTTTTGGTAATATTTCTATCTTCAAATCATATGCTTATTTTCTTCCTTGGTATTTTCGGGATGAGAATTAAGTCAGGCCTTCAGAATTAAGCAGTTGAAGTCGACCGGCTTCCCATAGTGTAGCCTCAAATCAGGATTACATTTATGAgttggatcttcatcctttcCGAGCTTTCCGAGTCACACACGTATCTTCCATTTTCATTATGTGGGTCAGAAAGTTAGAGGTAGCCATTAAATTTCAAACTTATTGGGTCAGAGTGTGACATTAAGCTTATCCAAACTGGGGCCTGACACTCGTATCATTGATATGGTTTCAGAAAATATATTTGTTTGGTTTCCTCGTCCAACAGCAGGAGAATCCAAAGTTTCCCCACATGTTTTCATCCTGAGACGTGTCACCATTTTACCAGAGCTCTGTTGCCACGTCCTGATTTGATTAACACGTAAGCTAGGATTTGTTTAGCTTATCCACATAAAAGGAACCCCGTGGTCAATAGGTCCGGCCATGTCATCATGGTGCTAGCTACTGACACGTGGTGCAACCAGGAGAGAGATTCgagcttcttcttccctttccaCTAGTATTGGGTGATTTGGGTCACTGGTCCTCCCTGTCGCAATAGTATCACACTTTTACATTATGTTACACCGAGGACTCTGGTACTCCTCAACTGAAAAGCCTCTTCAGCCAACGAACCAAGTAGGCAAGTATACACAGATCGTTTTGTTGGATCCACAGCTCAAATTGGAAGAAAGAAAGTCAATAAAACATTGTTTAACCCTTGACTTATTACCTTTGTGtgttatcttttattttatttatggaTAACCCTTGATTTTTGAGGATAGTAAC
Coding sequences:
- the LOC112170179 gene encoding WD repeat-containing protein DWA2 gives rise to the protein MQGGSSGIGYGLKYQARCISDVKADTDHTSFITGTLSLREENEVHLIRLSSDGTELVCEGLFSHPNEIWDISSCPFDQRIFSTVYSTGESYGASIWQIPELYGELNSPQLERITTLDGEVGKIKSIIWWPSGRHDKLISIDEQNISLWSLDLSKKTAQVQSQESAGLVAQSGGAWDPHDMNAVAVTCESSIQFWDLRTMKKTNSIEHAHVRNVDYNPKKTHILMTAEDESGIRMWDVRKPKVPILELPGHTHWTWTVRCNPEYDGLILSSGTDSTVNLWLASAPSNNESITESFVESPSKRIDPLLQSYSDYEDSIYGLAWSSREPWIFASLSYDGRVVVESVKPFLSRK
- the LOC112173680 gene encoding uncharacterized protein LOC112173680, whose amino-acid sequence is MLENPKKALMYFSRCFSDLDWRLLLLVIPPLSLIVFFSLSSAPTNPLSPIRSFIIGRTILQPQHNVTANSTDVVASWKDELDRSRIAVCLVGGARRFELTGPSIVEKILREYPNSDLFLNSPMDPNAFKFLLLKTAPRLASVRIFRPKPMAESELQLRVLTAHNSPNGIQGLLQYFNLVEGCLTLIQEYQKQNNFTYDWIVRTRVDGYWNAPLDSKFFVPGKYLVPPGSNYGGLNDRLGIGDLNSSTVALSRLSLIPQLDAAGLHQLNSETAFKAQLTTQGVTSVTKRLPFCIVTDRKYDFPPARFGVPVAALSSPGPLSGAKCRPCKPVCQGPCVGDVMERLFKGWSWTDWANGTLQLCDAHGDWEKGWEKIFDRVAGKKKSAERKRVWSLTVEKCIADFNQMRNRTGIWDTPPVDEICRIGVTSGPK